One stretch of Nitratiruptor tergarcus DSM 16512 DNA includes these proteins:
- the gyrB gene encoding DNA topoisomerase (ATP-hydrolyzing) subunit B — MSQYSAEKIKVLKGLEAVRKRPGMYIGDTSIKGLHHLIYEVVDNSIDEAMAGYCDKIEITLTKDGSAKISDNGRGIPVDIHPTEKIPAATVVLTVLHAGGKFGGDSAYKVSGGLHGVGVSVVNALSKKLIMTIKRDGKIWRQEFERGIPITDLVTIGETNRTGTTIEFWPDDEIFETVNFQYDILARRFKELAYLNPNITITFKDEREEKKEVYHFEGGLSQFVEDLSKKEQITKTIHFQDKVDDVEVDIALLYNTGYDEKVLSFVNNIRTPEGGTHESGFRAGLTRAISNYIAQNANQREKSIKITGDDVREGLVAVVSVKVPEPQFEGQTKGKLGSSYVRPITQKLTYEKLTKYFEENPIDAKAIMQKALAAARGREAAKKARELVRRKDSMSVGTLPGKLADCQSKDPAMSELFLVEGDSAGGSAKQGRDRVFQAILPLKGKILNVEKARLDKILKSEEIKNIITALGCGIGEEFDENKLRYHKIIIMTDADVDGSHIQTLLLTFFFRFLYPVVEKGYLYMAQPPLYRYKKGKKEVYLKDEHELNQFLIENGVDVLLEDVNLGRYDLIDFLKLVAHYRMILKDLEKRYALIEVVRYLIENKDLPALPNKELYKKIEDFLGQKGFNILNKTIDEEKIHLYVQTEDGLEEIIIDDELFTNPFYVEGVYIYEKIEERMPEEFKDKDLLEILEKVEKNAKKGAYIQRYKGLGEMNPEQLWETTMDPQNRRLLRVTVDNAEHASEIFTLFMGDEVEPRKKYIEEHAKDVKHLDV, encoded by the coding sequence ATGAGTCAATATAGTGCTGAGAAAATAAAGGTTCTCAAAGGTCTTGAAGCTGTTCGTAAACGTCCAGGGATGTACATTGGCGATACGAGTATCAAAGGCCTTCACCATCTTATCTATGAAGTAGTAGATAACTCCATCGATGAAGCGATGGCAGGATATTGTGACAAAATCGAAATTACTCTTACAAAAGATGGAAGCGCAAAAATAAGTGATAATGGAAGAGGGATTCCTGTCGATATTCACCCCACTGAAAAGATCCCTGCTGCAACAGTTGTACTCACAGTACTCCATGCAGGAGGAAAATTTGGTGGCGACAGTGCTTATAAAGTAAGTGGAGGTTTGCACGGTGTTGGTGTAAGCGTAGTTAATGCTCTATCTAAAAAGCTTATTATGACTATTAAACGCGATGGAAAAATATGGCGTCAAGAGTTTGAAAGAGGTATACCTATTACCGATCTTGTAACTATTGGTGAGACAAATCGTACAGGTACGACTATTGAGTTTTGGCCAGATGATGAGATTTTTGAAACTGTCAATTTTCAATACGATATCCTTGCTCGTAGATTCAAAGAGCTTGCATACCTCAATCCAAACATTACAATAACTTTTAAAGACGAAAGAGAAGAGAAAAAAGAGGTCTACCACTTTGAAGGGGGACTTTCTCAATTTGTAGAGGATCTGAGTAAAAAAGAGCAGATTACTAAAACAATCCATTTCCAAGACAAAGTTGATGATGTAGAAGTCGATATAGCTCTGCTTTATAACACTGGATATGATGAGAAGGTTCTTAGCTTTGTCAACAATATCCGCACACCAGAAGGTGGCACCCATGAGAGCGGATTTCGTGCAGGTCTCACACGTGCCATCTCAAACTACATAGCACAAAATGCAAATCAGCGTGAAAAAAGCATTAAAATCACGGGAGATGATGTACGCGAAGGTCTTGTGGCTGTAGTCAGCGTCAAAGTACCTGAGCCGCAATTTGAAGGGCAAACAAAAGGAAAATTAGGATCTTCTTATGTGCGTCCTATCACGCAAAAGCTCACATATGAAAAATTAACAAAATATTTTGAAGAGAACCCCATCGATGCTAAAGCAATTATGCAAAAAGCACTAGCAGCTGCCAGAGGAAGAGAGGCTGCGAAAAAAGCGAGGGAGCTAGTACGTAGAAAAGATAGTATGAGTGTGGGTACCCTTCCAGGTAAACTTGCGGATTGTCAAAGTAAAGATCCTGCAATGAGCGAGCTCTTTTTGGTTGAGGGAGATAGTGCTGGTGGAAGTGCCAAGCAGGGGCGTGATAGAGTTTTTCAAGCGATTTTGCCTTTAAAAGGGAAGATCCTTAATGTAGAAAAAGCACGGCTTGATAAGATCTTAAAATCTGAAGAGATTAAAAATATCATTACTGCTCTTGGATGTGGCATCGGCGAAGAGTTTGATGAAAATAAACTTCGCTATCACAAAATAATTATTATGACAGATGCAGATGTAGATGGGAGCCATATTCAAACACTTCTTTTGACATTCTTCTTTCGCTTCTTATATCCTGTAGTAGAAAAGGGTTATCTCTATATGGCACAGCCTCCTCTATATCGCTATAAAAAGGGAAAAAAAGAGGTGTATCTCAAAGATGAGCATGAGCTCAACCAGTTTTTGATAGAAAATGGTGTAGATGTATTGCTAGAAGATGTGAATCTGGGCAGATACGATCTCATAGATTTTCTCAAACTTGTTGCACATTACCGGATGATTTTAAAAGATCTTGAAAAGCGCTACGCTCTCATTGAAGTGGTACGCTATCTCATTGAAAATAAAGATCTTCCAGCACTCCCAAATAAGGAGCTTTATAAAAAAATTGAAGATTTTCTTGGACAAAAAGGATTTAATATCCTTAATAAGACGATTGATGAGGAGAAGATTCATCTCTATGTGCAAACAGAAGATGGACTTGAAGAGATCATTATAGATGATGAGCTTTTTACCAATCCCTTCTATGTGGAGGGTGTCTATATTTATGAAAAAATTGAAGAGAGAATGCCAGAAGAGTTTAAAGATAAAGATCTCTTAGAAATTTTAGAAAAAGTAGAAAAAAATGCCAAAAAAGGTGCCTATATTCAACGCTATAAAGGGCTTGGTGAGATGAATCCTGAGCAGCTTTGGGAAACTACAATGGATCCACAAAATAGAAGGCTTTTGCGTGTGACTGTAGATAATGCAGAGCATGCAAGTGAGATTTTTACACTCTTTATGGGTGATGAGGTAGAACCACGCAAAAAATATATTGAAGAACACGCCAAAGATGTCAAACATCTGGATGTATAA
- the dnaN gene encoding DNA polymerase III subunit beta encodes MKIEMQKSLLEQILSQMQPFLEKKDLSQITSHVYLAASNGTLTIKATDYETGLKTQTDSINLIKEGKATANGKKLLDIVRILKDGTITIETRDDHLQISQNQSKFKLPMFDAEQFPKFPEIDAMPKIAIESDKFISSLKKITPAIDNNNPKFELNGALIDIKSDRINFVATDTKRLALVTLLQNMDKEFNLIIPKKAIIEIQKLFFDEIDMHYDETYLILKNNQYLFFTKLISGKYPDYERILPKSLQYEMTLPKDKMIEAIKQITIISNEIKLTFLKDRIIFKNLSQENIEAQTELEVETPFEEKFIMAVNSRYILDFLTHIEDNEFLMGINEPELPFELKKENFITIVMPIVI; translated from the coding sequence ATGAAAATTGAAATGCAAAAATCGCTGCTCGAGCAGATCCTTTCACAAATGCAACCTTTTTTGGAAAAAAAGGATCTCAGCCAAATTACATCACACGTATACTTAGCAGCATCCAATGGTACCCTTACCATCAAAGCTACCGACTATGAAACAGGCTTAAAAACGCAAACAGATTCGATAAATCTCATCAAAGAAGGAAAAGCTACTGCAAACGGTAAAAAACTCCTTGATATTGTACGCATCCTAAAAGATGGTACCATCACAATAGAAACAAGGGATGATCACCTCCAAATCAGTCAAAATCAGTCTAAATTTAAGCTTCCAATGTTTGATGCAGAACAGTTTCCAAAATTCCCAGAAATTGATGCAATGCCAAAAATCGCTATAGAGAGTGATAAGTTTATAAGTTCATTGAAAAAAATCACTCCTGCAATTGATAATAACAATCCTAAATTTGAACTCAATGGAGCTCTTATTGATATAAAAAGTGATCGCATAAATTTTGTAGCAACAGATACAAAGCGTCTTGCTCTCGTTACACTTTTGCAAAATATGGACAAAGAGTTCAACCTTATAATTCCTAAAAAAGCAATCATTGAAATACAAAAGCTCTTTTTTGATGAAATCGATATGCACTACGATGAGACCTATCTCATTCTCAAAAACAATCAATATCTCTTTTTTACCAAACTTATAAGTGGTAAATATCCAGACTATGAACGTATTCTTCCAAAATCTTTACAATATGAGATGACCCTTCCAAAAGATAAGATGATTGAAGCAATTAAGCAAATTACAATTATCTCTAATGAGATTAAACTTACATTTTTAAAAGATAGGATCATTTTCAAAAATCTCTCGCAAGAAAATATTGAAGCGCAAACAGAGCTTGAAGTAGAAACTCCTTTTGAAGAGAAGTTTATTATGGCAGTAAATAGCCGTTATATCCTTGACTTTCTTACACATATTGAAGATAATGAATTTTTAATGGGTATCAATGAACCGGAGCTCCCATTTGAGCTTAAAAAAGAGAACTTCATCACTATAGTTATGCCTATCGTTATCTAA
- the dnaA gene encoding chromosomal replication initiator protein DnaA, with amino-acid sequence MVLGEKIIEKLKEEIPQIEYERYIKNLRYDEKRSKVDHAVFIAPNLFVANWVKRKYSKKLSQLFELETGVETFVEITTKKEPSIKKLAEKKPEINQPTTSTKINPTYTFENFVVGSSNQFAYTAAHRVAEKPGEVYNPLYIYGGTGLGKTHLLHAIGNFNLKKSKTIIYATIEQFMNDFTYHLRQKTIENFREKYRKCDILLIDDIQFLSGKEGTQEEFFHTFNELHTDGKQIVLTSDQPPKKIAGLEERLKSRFEWGLIADIQPPELETKIAIIKKKCELNGIQLEDEIVNYLAANMDSNIREIEGIILKLNAYSTLVNQEITMELAKNVLNEQKREQQKEISLKEIVDVVANELNIKPSEIKSKSRNRQIVNARRIVIYLARNLTPNSMPSLAQFFGMKDHTSVSHAMKKVKELMEKDANFKVQIDELLHKIKHANSE; translated from the coding sequence CTGGTGCTTGGTGAGAAGATCATCGAAAAATTAAAAGAGGAGATTCCTCAAATCGAGTATGAGCGCTATATCAAAAACCTTCGCTACGATGAGAAGCGTTCAAAAGTCGATCATGCCGTCTTCATTGCTCCCAATCTCTTTGTAGCCAATTGGGTAAAGAGAAAATATAGTAAAAAGCTCTCACAGCTTTTTGAGCTTGAAACGGGAGTGGAAACCTTTGTAGAGATTACAACAAAAAAAGAGCCAAGCATCAAAAAACTTGCAGAAAAAAAACCAGAAATAAATCAACCAACAACAAGTACAAAAATCAATCCAACATATACTTTTGAAAATTTTGTCGTAGGAAGCTCAAACCAGTTTGCCTATACTGCTGCACACCGCGTTGCAGAAAAGCCAGGAGAGGTGTATAACCCTCTTTATATCTACGGCGGAACAGGGCTTGGAAAAACACACCTTCTTCACGCTATAGGCAATTTCAATCTTAAAAAAAGCAAGACTATTATTTATGCAACCATTGAACAGTTTATGAATGATTTCACCTATCATCTGCGACAAAAAACTATAGAAAACTTTAGAGAAAAGTATAGAAAATGTGATATTTTACTCATTGATGATATCCAGTTTCTCAGCGGCAAAGAGGGAACGCAAGAGGAGTTTTTTCACACCTTTAATGAACTCCACACAGATGGCAAGCAGATTGTCCTTACAAGCGATCAACCTCCTAAAAAGATTGCTGGACTTGAAGAGAGACTCAAAAGCCGCTTTGAGTGGGGACTCATAGCAGATATTCAACCACCAGAACTTGAAACCAAAATAGCAATTATCAAGAAAAAGTGCGAGCTCAACGGTATTCAACTCGAAGATGAGATTGTCAACTATCTTGCTGCAAATATGGATAGTAATATTCGAGAAATCGAAGGGATCATTCTCAAACTCAATGCATACTCCACTCTTGTCAATCAAGAGATTACCATGGAGCTTGCAAAAAATGTCCTCAATGAGCAAAAAAGAGAGCAACAAAAAGAGATATCACTCAAAGAGATTGTAGATGTAGTAGCTAATGAACTTAACATCAAACCAAGCGAAATTAAAAGCAAAAGTCGTAACCGTCAAATAGTCAATGCAAGACGCATTGTCATCTACCTTGCACGCAACCTCACACCAAACTCTATGCCATCACTAGCACAATTTTTTGGCATGAAAGATCATACATCAGTAAGTCATGCAATGAAAAAAGTTAAAGAACTCATGGAAAAAGATGCCAATTTCAAAGTCCAAATCGATGAACTCCTCCATAAAATCAAACACGCGAACAGTGAATAG
- the ruvC gene encoding crossover junction endodeoxyribonuclease RuvC yields the protein MNILGIDPGSRNLGYAIISLQNSQMRLIEAGLIKITPQDFQYQLSQMIEGLDMVFQSFAIDEVAMEDIFYAYNPKTVLKLAQFRGALALRIIQMHGNFSEYTPLQVKRALTGKAKASKEQVAFMVKKILGIKKEIKPLDITDAMAVAITHAQRVRLR from the coding sequence GTGAATATTTTAGGAATAGATCCAGGAAGCCGCAATCTTGGTTATGCAATTATTTCACTACAAAATTCACAAATGCGTTTGATAGAAGCGGGACTTATAAAGATTACTCCGCAAGATTTTCAGTATCAACTCTCTCAAATGATCGAGGGGCTTGATATGGTTTTTCAAAGCTTTGCAATAGATGAAGTAGCTATGGAGGATATATTTTATGCCTACAATCCAAAAACAGTTTTAAAACTTGCCCAGTTTCGAGGAGCGTTAGCGTTACGGATTATTCAGATGCATGGAAATTTTAGCGAGTATACTCCCTTGCAGGTAAAAAGGGCTCTTACTGGAAAAGCAAAAGCCTCAAAAGAGCAGGTTGCTTTTATGGTAAAAAAGATTTTAGGGATAAAAAAAGAGATTAAACCGTTAGATATTACTGATGCAATGGCAGTTGCAATTACTCATGCCCAAAGAGTGCGTTTGCGTTAA
- the thyX gene encoding FAD-dependent thymidylate synthase has product MKVTLLHYTPLPIAAHAIRTCWQSFDKSDGGGPKDQELIDRVGNKYKHASTLEHLVYTFYIQGISRALLQELARHRMASLSVKSTRYTLKELKNAEPFDENDFEGASKYIVLTGNELVDSMSIKALNNLQKVLQEGVSNDFAKYCLPECYKTELTWTINARSLQNFLALRSSKSALWEIRKLAFAIFDALPEDHKYLYEEYISHS; this is encoded by the coding sequence ATGAAGGTGACATTGCTCCACTATACTCCTCTACCAATTGCTGCCCATGCAATACGTACTTGCTGGCAAAGCTTTGATAAAAGCGATGGTGGAGGCCCAAAAGATCAAGAGCTTATCGATCGGGTGGGTAACAAGTATAAACATGCCTCAACACTCGAGCATCTTGTCTACACCTTCTATATTCAAGGTATTAGCCGCGCCCTTTTGCAAGAGCTTGCCCGCCACCGCATGGCAAGTCTAAGTGTAAAATCTACCCGCTACACCCTCAAAGAGCTCAAAAATGCCGAGCCTTTTGATGAAAATGACTTTGAAGGTGCAAGCAAATATATTGTCCTCACAGGCAATGAGCTAGTAGATAGTATGAGTATTAAAGCGCTTAATAACCTCCAAAAAGTGCTACAAGAGGGAGTCTCAAACGATTTTGCAAAATATTGCTTGCCAGAGTGCTATAAAACAGAGCTTACCTGGACTATTAACGCTCGTTCATTGCAAAATTTCCTTGCCCTCCGCAGCTCTAAATCGGCTCTTTGGGAGATAAGAAAGTTAGCTTTTGCAATTTTTGATGCACTCCCAGAGGATCATAAATACCTCTATGAAGAGTATATAAGCCACTCTTAA
- a CDS encoding Uma2 family endonuclease, whose protein sequence is MTARYIPEYTYEDYKQWEGDWELIDGVPIAMAPSPVSEHQMLLSRIAYELEKSLEECDECFVLVEEDWKIDEKNVVRPDISVVCGELTDFIQKAPFIIVEIVSPSSATRDEDIKFAMYAEEGVEYYILVYPKDYKAKVYKLKDGKYRKIGDFLSEKVKLEGKCDVAIDFANVFRKLKKLKNAVH, encoded by the coding sequence ATGACTGCTCGCTATATTCCAGAATATACCTATGAAGACTATAAACAGTGGGAGGGGGATTGGGAGCTTATTGATGGAGTGCCAATTGCAATGGCGCCAAGTCCTGTGAGTGAGCATCAGATGCTACTTTCTCGTATTGCATATGAGCTGGAAAAATCATTAGAGGAGTGTGATGAATGTTTTGTGTTAGTAGAAGAGGATTGGAAGATAGATGAGAAAAATGTAGTGCGTCCAGATATAAGTGTGGTATGTGGGGAACTTACCGATTTTATCCAAAAAGCTCCTTTTATTATAGTTGAGATTGTAAGTCCATCAAGTGCTACAAGAGATGAGGATATAAAATTTGCAATGTATGCTGAGGAAGGAGTAGAGTATTATATCCTCGTCTATCCAAAAGATTATAAAGCAAAAGTTTATAAGCTTAAAGATGGAAAATATAGGAAGATTGGCGATTTTTTGAGTGAAAAGGTAAAACTTGAAGGAAAATGCGATGTAGCAATCGATTTTGCTAATGTTTTTAGAAAACTAAAAAAACTCAAAAATGCAGTGCACTGA
- a CDS encoding deoxyguanosinetriphosphate triphosphohydrolase produces MQCTDRFYPSIKDFRDSFYRDRDRIIHSSSFRRLEYKTQVFINYVGDYFRTRLTHSLEVAQISRTIARELGLSEPLAEAIALAHDLGHTPFGHVGGDELDRLIKDRFSANGFEHNFQSFRVVTKLEKRYKDFDGLNLTFATLEGILKHSYPYKKPFLSKWYDEVFKLDRHPSLEAMIVDKADEIAYISADIDDGIKYGLISFATIEENELVQEVILEAQTEGYKKEEKLFRYRFTSLLIAKMVISLINESKKYIPKSDNVLCATILASEPLPIRYPDALATQIKKLKKILYEKLYRHPQILRKMYAGKQCIEGLFKALTEEPRLMPDEYYQRAQKEKIYRVAADFIAGMSDRYAMNIYHEIYGIKL; encoded by the coding sequence ATGCAGTGCACTGATCGGTTTTATCCAAGTATCAAAGATTTTCGCGACTCCTTTTATCGCGATCGTGATCGCATTATCCACTCTTCTTCTTTTCGCCGCTTAGAATATAAAACACAAGTCTTTATCAACTATGTAGGTGATTATTTTCGTACGAGGCTCACACATTCTCTCGAAGTTGCACAGATTTCACGAACCATTGCAAGAGAGCTTGGTCTTAGTGAGCCTTTGGCTGAAGCTATCGCGCTAGCGCATGATCTAGGACACACTCCCTTTGGGCATGTGGGGGGAGATGAGCTTGATAGACTTATTAAAGATCGCTTTAGTGCAAATGGTTTTGAGCACAATTTCCAATCCTTTCGCGTTGTGACAAAACTTGAAAAGCGCTATAAAGATTTTGATGGGCTCAATCTTACCTTTGCAACACTCGAAGGAATTTTAAAACACTCCTATCCCTATAAAAAGCCATTTTTGAGTAAGTGGTACGATGAGGTATTCAAACTTGATCGCCATCCAAGTCTTGAAGCGATGATCGTAGATAAAGCAGATGAGATAGCCTATATCAGCGCCGATATCGATGATGGTATTAAATATGGGCTAATTAGTTTTGCAACAATTGAGGAGAATGAGCTAGTACAAGAAGTAATACTAGAAGCACAAACAGAAGGATATAAAAAGGAAGAGAAGCTTTTTCGCTACCGCTTCACTTCGCTACTCATTGCTAAAATGGTAATTTCCCTCATAAATGAATCAAAAAAATATATTCCAAAAAGTGATAATGTGCTTTGTGCGACTATTCTAGCAAGCGAGCCTTTGCCGATTCGATATCCAGATGCTTTAGCTACGCAGATCAAAAAACTGAAAAAAATCCTTTATGAAAAACTCTATCGCCATCCACAGATTTTGCGTAAGATGTATGCTGGTAAACAGTGTATTGAAGGGCTTTTTAAAGCATTAACAGAAGAGCCAAGACTTATGCCAGATGAGTATTACCAAAGAGCACAAAAAGAGAAAATTTACCGCGTAGCAGCCGATTTTATTGCTGGGATGAGTGATCGCTATGCTATGAATATATATCATGAAATATATGGGATTAAGTTATAG